TTTTAGACCTTATCTCCATAAATCTAGCGAACTCATCTAGTTTCTTATCCTTCATGATATCGCCCAGATCTTTAAATTCCATTGGTAAACGAATGACATCAAACTCTTTATGCTTGAACTGCGCAAGAATCTTATCGTTTTGAAATTGTTGAATAGCTTTATTGCTTACTATAATAGCAGGTTTTATTCCTTGCTTATTAAATGCATCAATTAGTGTAGACATAGATGTTATACCAGCGGCATCACTATCTAACATAATAAAACCGCGCTTTTTAAAAACACCGTTTCTTTCTAGATGTTTAAAACTTTTACCACTTGGTAAACCTAGGAGTGCCGCTATACTAAAACCATTGGCATAGATTCCAGATTGCCAAGCAGCATAAGCATCTACGGTGCCTTCGACAATCAAAACATAAGGATCATTTTCAGAGCCGATAAATAGCGGCATTTTTACTGAAGAGGATGTAGGTAGTCCTAAGTACTTTGGTTGTTGATTATCACGAATCGAACGCCCTATTAAATAAACCACATTTTCTTTTTCATAGATCGGGAAAACAATGCGATGTTTAAGAAATGGATCCCAGTGACTATTAACCAGCCCTGCTTTTAAGACATCAGCAGGAGCATGATTAAAGCGAGATAGCATCAAATTGACAAAATCTCTCGACATGTATGAAAATCCTATCTTAAATTTATCTATAGTTATCGGATTAAATCCACGCATGAGAAGATAATCCATGGCATTATATTTTTTGTCTCGTTTCAAGTTCTCGTGCATGAGCGTAATCGCATCTCGCAAGATTAAACTAGTCTTCTCGTCAGTAATTTCATCTTCTTCTGTCTCTTGTCGGTGTAAAGGGATATAATCTTCTTTCCTGCCGTTTTTTTCGACGAATTCTTTTAAAACTTGGACTGCTTCTTTAAATGTACATTTCTTTGCCATCATAATGAAATCCAATGCACTTCCGCCCTTGTTGCATATAAAACAATAAAACAAGCCATTTTCCTCGTTTAAACTTACTGATGGATGGGTATCTCGTCTTTCACCACATATGCAACGGCACATCCGATTTTTAACCAAAGAGCTGTATTGATATGCTAGACTAGTGATAGAGCACGATCTTTTTAAATCATTTAAATCTATATTTTCAGCCATATTTCAATCCTCTATAATTCATTATAAGCACTTTTGCCATAGTTGTCAGAATAC
Above is a genomic segment from Candidatus Methylacidiphilales bacterium containing:
- a CDS encoding CHC2 zinc finger domain-containing protein, whose amino-acid sequence is MAENIDLNDLKRSCSITSLAYQYSSLVKNRMCRCICGERRDTHPSVSLNEENGLFYCFICNKGGSALDFIMMAKKCTFKEAVQVLKEFVEKNGRKEDYIPLHRQETEEDEITDEKTSLILRDAITLMHENLKRDKKYNAMDYLLMRGFNPITIDKFKIGFSYMSRDFVNLMLSRFNHAPADVLKAGLVNSHWDPFLKHRIVFPIYEKENVVYLIGRSIRDNQQPKYLGLPTSSSVKMPLFIGSENDPYVLIVEGTVDAYAAWQSGIYANGFSIAALLGLPSGKSFKHLERNGVFKKRGFIMLDSDAAGITSMSTLIDAFNKQGIKPAIIVSNKAIQQFQNDKILAQFKHKEFDVIRLPMEFKDLGDIMKDKKLDEFARFMEIRSKKIYDNSYAL